In Segatella copri, a single genomic region encodes these proteins:
- a CDS encoding helix-turn-helix domain-containing protein: MTKNTMANKLPRKLIQKTEIVGEQIKLARLRRNLSMAQVAERATCSEVTLCKVEKGLPTVSIGIYLRVLYALQLDDDILLLAKDDKLGRALQDMGLKNRQRASKKE, from the coding sequence ATGACAAAGAATACAATGGCAAACAAACTTCCAAGGAAGTTGATTCAAAAGACGGAAATCGTGGGTGAGCAGATTAAGCTTGCCAGATTACGGCGCAACCTGAGCATGGCGCAAGTTGCAGAAAGGGCAACATGCTCGGAAGTTACACTTTGCAAGGTAGAAAAGGGATTACCAACGGTTTCCATCGGAATTTACCTTCGTGTACTCTATGCTCTTCAGCTGGATGATGACATCTTGCTCCTGGCAAAGGATGACAAACTCGGAAGGGCATTGCAGGATATGGGACTGAAGAATCGTCAACGAGCATCTAAAAAGGAGTAG
- a CDS encoding DUF6088 family protein yields MVIASLIKEKLSLTPAGVVLTTRDFGVEMRYQPALAKALNRLVHQGELQKIAKGKYYIPKKTIFGNLKPADSELVKDFLEQNGKIVGYITGTAAFASLGLTTQISSSILVGTNKYRRPITRNGVKISFLLQENAITSSNIPLLRILDALRLIKDIPATSPDECVTNICKAINTLSMEQKQELAELSLAYTPYVRALLGAIYENMGLETETISKTLNGVTSYKLPVSDKVLSNKKNWNII; encoded by the coding sequence ATGGTTATAGCAAGTCTGATAAAGGAAAAATTGTCATTGACCCCTGCAGGGGTCGTATTGACAACAAGAGATTTTGGGGTGGAGATGCGGTATCAGCCGGCACTTGCCAAAGCTCTCAACCGTCTTGTGCACCAAGGCGAACTGCAAAAGATAGCAAAGGGAAAATACTATATTCCGAAGAAGACCATTTTTGGAAATCTGAAACCTGCAGATTCTGAACTTGTAAAAGACTTTCTGGAGCAAAATGGCAAGATTGTAGGCTACATTACCGGAACTGCCGCATTTGCATCCCTAGGGTTGACTACACAGATAAGCTCATCCATCCTTGTCGGCACAAATAAATATCGGAGACCTATCACAAGGAATGGCGTGAAAATATCTTTCTTGTTACAAGAGAACGCCATAACATCAAGCAATATTCCACTACTTAGAATATTGGATGCTCTGCGCCTTATAAAGGACATTCCTGCCACTTCACCAGATGAATGTGTGACGAATATTTGCAAAGCAATCAATACTCTTTCAATGGAACAGAAGCAAGAATTGGCAGAACTATCCTTGGCATACACACCTTATGTAAGAGCTTTGCTTGGAGCCATCTACGAGAACATGGGGCTTGAAACGGAAACCATCAGTAAAACATTGAATGGAGTGACCAGCTACAAGTTGCCAGTCTCCGACAAAGTATTATCAAACAAAAAAAACTGGAACATCATATGA
- a CDS encoding nucleotidyl transferase AbiEii/AbiGii toxin family protein: MRLHENRDLFSDALQAASQPVEDGGLGIMSIFIEKDYWICRSLSLMAANDKDNRAIFKGGTSLTKAYGIGSRFSEDIDIAISEAWTLSGNQLKMLIKRTAKSMTKGLQEMDMPGFTSKGSHYHKAYYSYPRAIDTLQVGAIKAGQLLVEINSFANPYPFQKCKLQSFLTEFLQKTGNENLIEEYDMQPFEVNVLDRRRTLTEKLVSLLRCSLADNYMSELTAKIRHFYDLHFLLNDAETQDYLKSDAFKLDFSNLFAQDQQRFDKPEGWQNKDIMDSPIISDLHNVWSVLSNVYAKELPDLAYKDIPTIESIENSMEQLISYLPKYSIAMTRKVKL; the protein is encoded by the coding sequence ATGAGATTACATGAAAACAGGGATTTGTTCTCTGATGCATTGCAAGCAGCATCGCAACCTGTAGAAGATGGAGGACTCGGCATTATGAGTATCTTTATAGAGAAAGACTATTGGATTTGTCGATCGTTGTCTTTGATGGCTGCGAACGACAAGGATAACCGTGCCATTTTCAAAGGAGGAACAAGTCTTACAAAAGCATATGGTATCGGTAGTAGATTCTCAGAAGACATAGATATTGCTATCTCTGAGGCATGGACGCTCAGCGGCAACCAATTGAAGATGCTGATCAAGAGAACAGCCAAAAGCATGACGAAAGGTCTGCAGGAAATGGATATGCCTGGTTTTACGAGCAAGGGGTCTCACTATCACAAGGCATACTATTCTTATCCACGAGCCATTGATACATTACAAGTAGGTGCTATCAAAGCAGGACAGTTGCTTGTCGAAATCAATTCATTTGCCAATCCATATCCTTTTCAGAAATGTAAACTGCAAAGCTTCTTGACCGAGTTCTTGCAAAAGACAGGCAACGAGAACTTGATAGAGGAATATGATATGCAACCTTTCGAGGTGAATGTTCTCGACAGGCGTAGGACATTGACAGAAAAATTGGTGTCATTACTTCGGTGTTCCTTGGCCGACAACTACATGTCGGAGTTGACAGCCAAGATACGTCATTTCTATGATTTGCATTTCCTCTTGAATGATGCTGAGACACAGGACTATTTGAAAAGTGACGCTTTCAAATTGGACTTCAGCAACTTGTTTGCACAAGACCAACAAAGATTTGACAAGCCCGAAGGATGGCAAAACAAAGACATTATGGATTCTCCTATCATCAGTGACCTGCATAATGTATGGTCAGTGTTAAGCAACGTCTATGCAAAAGAACTTCCTGACCTTGCCTACAAAGATATACCGACTATTGAGAGTATCGAAAATAGCATGGAGCAGTTGATTTCGTATTTGCCAAAATATTCAATAGCCATGACAAGGAAGGTAAAGCTATAG
- a CDS encoding nitroreductase family protein, which translates to MTIEEAIKQRHSVRKYIHKPLSTEVVRALEEKILECNKEGGLHIQLVTQETKAFSGIMSYGKFHGVENYLVMAGQKDDDLDERIGYYGEQLVLLAQALGLNTCWAGLSYRKVNEAYKIEKGEKLTCMIALGYGESQGISHKIKTMKQVSNATSNSPSWFRKGVEAALLAPTAINQQKFSFFLQDQEGTKAGCKPKVLAKRGFSMVGYTKMDLGIAKLHFEIGAGKENFKWVVKKG; encoded by the coding sequence ATGACTATAGAAGAAGCTATCAAACAAAGACATAGTGTACGAAAGTACATACACAAACCTCTTTCAACTGAGGTAGTTAGAGCACTTGAAGAAAAAATCTTGGAGTGCAACAAAGAGGGTGGCCTTCACATACAACTGGTTACCCAAGAAACCAAGGCATTCTCCGGCATTATGTCATATGGAAAATTCCATGGCGTGGAGAACTATCTCGTAATGGCAGGGCAAAAAGACGACGATCTTGATGAGCGTATTGGCTATTATGGCGAACAGCTTGTGCTGCTTGCCCAAGCCCTAGGACTCAACACCTGCTGGGCAGGATTAAGCTATCGCAAGGTGAATGAAGCCTACAAGATAGAAAAAGGGGAGAAGTTGACATGCATGATTGCCTTGGGATACGGAGAGTCACAAGGGATTAGTCACAAAATCAAGACCATGAAACAGGTGAGCAATGCAACCAGCAATTCTCCTTCATGGTTCCGAAAGGGCGTGGAAGCAGCTCTTCTTGCTCCCACTGCCATCAATCAGCAAAAGTTCTCATTCTTCCTGCAAGACCAGGAAGGTACAAAAGCTGGTTGTAAACCCAAAGTTCTTGCCAAGAGAGGCTTCTCAATGGTAGGATATACCAAGATGGACCTCGGTATTGCCAAGCTTCACTTTGAAATAGGAGCAGGAAAGGAAAACTTTAAGTGGGTGGTAAAGAAAGGATGA
- a CDS encoding AAA family ATPase, producing MLVKFAVTNYRGFANRIEWDLSKPSNYSFNTFAIKDGIIKNGIVYGPNGSGKSNFAMAIFDITNHLSQKWKKVNYYDNFTYTGKLNFPVKFEYTFKFRDNTLLYTYSKSPDGKLEEEELVVNNKLIFCNKNSVLTLDDVEFPMDSAVKANLANNANNVSIVNFLLTSYPLAKEHYLLKLQQFVNSMLWFRSVEKNEFMGLATAPANLDEYIIKKKLTRDFEEFIHRVSGQSFEFQEPKDDDKELYCVFGLGRIPFDKIASTGTQSLMLLYYWLKQMTKASFVFIDEFDAFYHFRLSYEVCKTLFSLPCQAFTSSHNTYLMTNDLLRPDCNFILQDNKIKPLSDCTQKELRFGHNIEKMFRGNAFEV from the coding sequence ATGCTAGTAAAATTTGCCGTAACGAACTATAGAGGATTTGCCAATCGTATAGAATGGGATTTGTCGAAACCAAGTAACTATTCCTTCAATACTTTTGCCATTAAAGATGGTATCATCAAGAATGGCATCGTATATGGACCTAATGGTTCTGGCAAGTCGAACTTTGCAATGGCCATCTTCGACATTACCAATCATCTTTCACAGAAGTGGAAGAAGGTGAACTATTATGATAACTTTACATATACGGGAAAGTTGAACTTCCCCGTAAAATTTGAATATACATTCAAGTTTAGAGATAATACGTTACTATATACATATAGCAAATCACCTGATGGAAAACTGGAGGAAGAAGAACTTGTTGTGAATAACAAGCTTATTTTCTGCAACAAGAATTCTGTCTTGACATTGGATGATGTTGAATTCCCGATGGATTCTGCGGTGAAGGCAAACCTTGCCAATAACGCCAATAATGTATCCATCGTAAACTTTCTGCTTACTTCCTATCCTCTTGCCAAGGAACATTATCTTCTGAAACTGCAGCAATTCGTAAACTCAATGTTATGGTTCAGAAGTGTTGAAAAAAATGAGTTTATGGGGTTGGCTACTGCTCCGGCAAATCTCGATGAGTATATCATCAAGAAGAAGCTGACTCGGGACTTTGAGGAATTCATCCATCGGGTAAGCGGACAAAGTTTTGAGTTTCAGGAGCCAAAGGATGATGATAAAGAGTTGTATTGCGTATTTGGATTAGGTCGCATTCCTTTCGATAAGATTGCATCAACGGGTACTCAATCTCTGATGCTGCTATATTACTGGCTGAAACAGATGACAAAAGCATCGTTCGTTTTCATAGATGAATTTGATGCTTTCTATCATTTCAGACTCTCTTATGAGGTTTGCAAAACCCTCTTTTCCCTTCCATGTCAGGCTTTTACGTCATCACACAACACCTATCTGATGACCAACGACTTGCTTCGTCCAGATTGCAATTTCATCTTGCAAGACAACAAAATCAAGCCGTTGAGCGACTGCACTCAAAAAGAGTTGAGATTCGGGCATAATATAGAAAAAATGTTTAGAGGTAACGCATTCGAAGTATGA
- a CDS encoding Hsp20/alpha crystallin family protein — protein sequence MLLARRNNSVSNWLNSWFNDNFFDTGLMPHMNATAPAVNVKESATAYTMEVAAPGLKKDMVKMNIDKDGYLNVSIENKDEKKEEKKEEHYLRREFSYSSYSQSYALPEDADQEKISAEVSDGVLKIEIPKIAKEEKKDDVKHIEVK from the coding sequence ATGTTGTTAGCTCGTAGAAATAACAGTGTTTCAAATTGGTTGAACAGTTGGTTTAATGACAACTTCTTTGATACAGGCTTGATGCCACACATGAACGCAACAGCTCCTGCAGTCAACGTCAAGGAAAGTGCTACAGCTTATACGATGGAGGTTGCAGCTCCTGGTTTGAAGAAAGATATGGTCAAGATGAACATCGATAAGGATGGCTATCTGAATGTATCCATCGAGAACAAGGATGAGAAGAAGGAGGAGAAGAAGGAAGAGCATTACTTGCGTCGTGAGTTCTCTTACAGCAGCTACTCTCAGAGTTATGCTTTGCCAGAGGATGCTGATCAGGAGAAGATTTCCGCTGAGGTCAGTGACGGTGTCTTGAAGATTGAGATTCCTAAGATAGCCAAGGAGGAGAAGAAAGACGATGTTAAGCACATTGAGGTTAAGTAA
- a CDS encoding DUF4186 domain-containing protein translates to MKKESKVNQAKYVELNLFPEEEEDHQKDSISSEDMESDTSPDKEYDLTDLFERLSQSAFRSRFHLSKKDKEYIAEKGLATIRKHAEDFVAKRLAPAVIPNDGKQTPMRGHPVFIAQHATGCCCRGCFFKWHHIPAGRQLTGEEQQYAVAVLMAWIEKQV, encoded by the coding sequence ATGAAAAAAGAATCAAAAGTTAACCAAGCAAAATATGTAGAACTCAATTTGTTTCCTGAGGAGGAAGAGGATCATCAGAAAGACTCTATCTCTTCAGAAGACATGGAAAGCGATACTTCTCCAGACAAAGAGTATGACTTGACTGATTTGTTTGAAAGACTTTCCCAATCAGCTTTTCGCAGCCGATTCCATCTCTCGAAGAAGGATAAGGAATATATTGCAGAAAAGGGTTTGGCTACCATCCGTAAGCATGCGGAGGATTTCGTTGCCAAACGCCTTGCTCCTGCCGTGATTCCCAATGACGGCAAGCAGACACCGATGAGAGGGCATCCTGTATTCATTGCCCAGCATGCTACAGGCTGCTGTTGCCGTGGTTGTTTCTTCAAATGGCATCATATACCTGCCGGAAGACAGCTGACAGGAGAAGAACAGCAGTATGCTGTAGCAGTACTGATGGCATGGATTGAAAAACAGGTTTAA
- a CDS encoding dephospho-CoA kinase has product MNQAQLQILDMLSFIKTPEALRDLNKVISDYFVQMADAELDRMWNEGTLNEERIESFRHLHERTPYNKPIL; this is encoded by the coding sequence ATGAATCAAGCTCAATTGCAAATCCTCGATATGCTGTCATTTATCAAGACTCCTGAGGCTTTGCGAGATTTGAATAAGGTAATCTCCGATTATTTTGTTCAGATGGCTGATGCTGAATTAGATAGGATGTGGAATGAAGGAACCCTGAATGAAGAACGTATCGAGAGTTTCCGGCATCTCCATGAACGTACTCCGTACAATAAACCAATATTATAA
- a CDS encoding putative toxin-antitoxin system toxin component, PIN family, which translates to MNIVLDTNSLIMSIAPRSPYRKVWNAFLSGDYNLCVSNEIIEEYSEVLSRNISPQVSEAIVYAILTRPNVIRKDPHYTFALIEADKDDNKFVDCAIAANAKCIVTEDKHFKVLENIPFPKVEVIGIEDFKCYLDKWI; encoded by the coding sequence ATGAATATTGTATTGGATACAAATAGTTTGATTATGTCAATCGCCCCTAGAAGTCCGTATCGTAAGGTGTGGAATGCTTTTCTTAGTGGCGATTATAACCTTTGTGTGTCCAATGAAATAATAGAGGAGTATTCAGAGGTTTTATCTCGTAATATATCTCCTCAAGTTTCTGAGGCCATCGTTTATGCTATATTGACTAGACCCAATGTAATTCGCAAAGATCCTCATTATACTTTTGCTTTAATTGAGGCAGATAAAGATGACAATAAGTTTGTAGATTGTGCCATTGCTGCAAATGCAAAGTGTATTGTTACAGAAGACAAGCACTTTAAGGTCCTGGAAAATATTCCTTTTCCTAAAGTGGAGGTTATAGGTATAGAGGATTTTAAATGTTATTTGGATAAGTGGATATAG
- a CDS encoding GNAT family N-acetyltransferase, translating into MEERVLLQSNCSLYRVTTKEELDTFSCGDKDLDDFFHREACLYDGQLLGKTYFFATERSGKDEIVCAFTLANDSIKAALIPNASRNRIQRKIPNSKRTRSYPAVLIGRLGVAKDFQSTHDGIGSQAIDYIISWFLLPDNKTGCRFIVVDAYNKENVLHFYEKNGFKFLYSTESLEKEANHIPEDEHLESRMMYLDLLGYIR; encoded by the coding sequence ATGGAGGAAAGAGTCCTTTTGCAAAGTAATTGCTCTCTTTATCGAGTTACGACAAAAGAGGAGCTTGATACTTTTAGCTGTGGCGATAAAGACCTTGATGACTTCTTTCATCGAGAGGCTTGTCTCTATGATGGGCAATTATTAGGGAAGACATATTTCTTTGCAACTGAAAGAAGTGGTAAGGATGAAATAGTCTGTGCCTTTACATTAGCTAACGACAGTATCAAGGCAGCTTTAATTCCAAATGCTTCAAGAAATCGAATACAGAGGAAAATTCCTAATTCTAAAAGAACAAGGAGTTATCCTGCAGTATTGATTGGAAGACTTGGAGTAGCCAAGGATTTTCAAAGTACTCATGATGGTATTGGATCACAAGCGATAGACTATATCATATCTTGGTTTTTGTTACCAGACAATAAGACTGGTTGCCGTTTCATTGTTGTTGATGCTTATAATAAGGAAAATGTGCTTCATTTTTATGAAAAGAATGGCTTCAAATTCTTGTACTCTACTGAGAGTTTGGAGAAAGAGGCAAATCATATTCCTGAAGATGAACACTTAGAGTCAAGGATGATGTATCTTGATTTGTTGGGATATATAAGATAA
- a CDS encoding ATP-binding protein, whose amino-acid sequence MARKLYPIGLQTFERIRVEDKFYIDKTEYVYRMAHTDGTYFFLSRPRRFGKSLLLTTMKSYFEGKKELFKGLAIEKLEKDWISYPVLHFDMSMGKHMEIAQLERYFDQQLAEQEQKWGITNPAVDANVRLISLIQTAYRETGKQVVILIDEYDAPLLDVVHEDEKQEELRNAMRNFYSPLKGCEKLLRFVFLTGITKFSQLSIFSELNNITNISMDEPYAGICGITEDELVNGMRNDIDALAEKLNLSYEQTLAKLKDNYDGYHFTWPSPDVYNPFSLLTCFAKQKIDSYWFGSGTPTYLINMMRNFNFLPANLGESMEAGKDDFDAATETMTTIMPLLYQSGYITIKDYDEETELYTLAIPNKEIRVGLYRSLLPHYLTSKTAMCNTTIAKMSVLIKQRKIDEALQLLKSFWETVPYCNNTHYEGHYQQTMYINFALLTNFRIIVEQHTSKGRIDITMETDDTIYVMELMFGKTAQEALEQIESKHYAEAFAMSGKEIIKVGMSFNIKEDNTIVFDWKSSEI is encoded by the coding sequence ATGGCAAGAAAACTATATCCGATAGGATTACAAACTTTCGAACGAATCAGAGTGGAGGATAAGTTCTACATTGACAAGACGGAATATGTATATCGTATGGCACATACTGATGGTACTTATTTCTTCCTGAGCCGTCCACGCCGTTTCGGAAAGTCGCTGTTGCTGACTACCATGAAGAGCTATTTTGAAGGAAAGAAGGAGCTTTTCAAAGGACTCGCCATCGAAAAGCTGGAAAAGGATTGGATAAGCTATCCGGTGCTGCATTTCGATATGAGCATGGGCAAACACATGGAGATAGCCCAGCTGGAAAGATATTTCGACCAGCAACTTGCAGAACAAGAGCAGAAATGGGGTATTACGAATCCGGCTGTTGATGCCAACGTCCGCCTCATCTCACTTATCCAGACTGCCTATAGGGAAACGGGCAAGCAAGTGGTAATACTGATTGACGAATATGATGCCCCTTTGCTTGATGTGGTGCACGAGGATGAAAAACAGGAAGAACTTCGCAACGCCATGCGCAATTTCTACAGTCCGCTAAAAGGATGCGAGAAATTGCTCCGCTTCGTATTCCTCACAGGCATCACCAAATTCTCCCAGCTCAGCATCTTCAGCGAATTGAACAACATCACCAATATCAGTATGGACGAGCCGTATGCCGGCATTTGCGGAATTACGGAAGATGAACTGGTGAACGGAATGCGGAATGACATAGATGCACTTGCTGAAAAATTAAACTTATCGTATGAGCAGACGTTAGCTAAGTTAAAGGATAATTATGACGGCTATCATTTTACATGGCCTTCTCCAGACGTTTATAATCCGTTCAGCTTATTAACCTGCTTTGCCAAGCAGAAGATTGATTCCTACTGGTTTGGATCAGGCACTCCTACTTATCTGATCAATATGATGCGCAATTTCAACTTTCTGCCAGCGAACCTGGGCGAGAGTATGGAAGCCGGAAAGGATGACTTTGATGCTGCCACGGAAACCATGACCACCATCATGCCGCTGCTCTATCAGAGTGGCTACATCACCATCAAGGATTATGATGAAGAAACGGAGCTCTATACCCTAGCCATTCCTAACAAGGAAATAAGAGTTGGATTGTACAGAAGTTTGTTGCCTCATTATCTGACCTCAAAGACTGCAATGTGCAATACCACCATCGCCAAGATGTCGGTGCTTATTAAACAGCGCAAGATAGACGAAGCATTACAGTTGCTGAAATCGTTTTGGGAGACTGTGCCTTATTGCAACAACACCCATTACGAAGGGCATTACCAGCAAACGATGTATATCAACTTTGCCTTGCTCACGAATTTCAGGATTATAGTGGAGCAACATACGTCAAAGGGGAGAATTGATATAACCATGGAGACGGACGATACTATCTATGTAATGGAGCTGATGTTTGGAAAGACTGCCCAGGAGGCTCTTGAGCAGATAGAAAGCAAGCATTATGCCGAGGCCTTTGCCATGAGCGGCAAGGAAATTATCAAGGTAGGTATGAGCTTCAATATCAAAGAAGACAACACCATCGTGTTCGATTGGAAATCATCAGAAATTTAG
- a CDS encoding Panacea domain-containing protein: MMGILQVASYIYKRYMDDFGVRIDEMKLHKLLYFTQRECLIQKGEPMFDAQFEAWKYGPVMVQIRQHYKNDSLPELMDKEQVVQYEPVFDMVFKTYAPQKSWSLSTLTHGEFSWKHAREGYDEQDSCEVEMKTEDIMVDANRVRERRAVLRQLNLYTA, translated from the coding sequence ATGATGGGAATATTACAAGTTGCCTCTTATATATACAAGCGCTATATGGATGATTTTGGCGTTCGTATTGATGAAATGAAGTTGCATAAGCTACTTTATTTCACGCAGCGTGAGTGCTTGATTCAAAAGGGCGAACCCATGTTTGATGCACAATTTGAGGCTTGGAAATATGGTCCTGTCATGGTTCAGATTCGCCAGCATTATAAAAATGATTCTCTCCCAGAATTGATGGATAAAGAGCAGGTTGTACAATATGAGCCAGTGTTTGATATGGTGTTTAAAACTTATGCTCCACAGAAGTCTTGGAGTTTGAGTACTTTAACGCATGGAGAGTTTTCTTGGAAACACGCAAGAGAAGGCTATGATGAACAGGATTCATGTGAGGTAGAGATGAAAACAGAAGACATTATGGTTGATGCCAACAGGGTTCGTGAAAGACGAGCAGTTTTGCGTCAATTAAATCTTTATACTGCATAA
- a CDS encoding BACON domain-containing protein, translated as MKKIKHLMIWMGLLLCLVSCKDAMETIGLGGDEIPAEGVTLNIELPNFSEKKINTRAGADESISKVTAVFYGESNTYKGMANVNIGSKNADGTYQATISNVPSGTKTVHLVTNINDLTEEEAKDLQAAYRKIDTNNPICWGSVSLETLLNGTPTVDLFRPYAKVTLKVDATVTDFPEKDAGLIINHAAAKSAIAPAGYTEPTDALAETTEFSGTDFGDGTSREVVVTETSAGVANVIIRAKYKGKEGYKVGYYKVGLYKDAKTKKDQYAFLRNHNYTITVTKVNDYGFEKLDDAVKSDPENRLEVNVVDDNPAITNMIACKDYELGVSDNLSLKATDTEARITLVTTLKSGTYNVKIKDSDTWIKRYDQEGEGITTPESGRLSSSGKKYLLKFTLVPNPDETPRTGTVTISSGDLKLDVKITQDGFDFMRDPSRQVKMLKNGCEIQPDYFAWLDKDVKGIKPEQMQNVKRNDGLHFTVGKNAYSYKIPKKTGDKLTVDNLTGDVLTDKDAHFTVSADGDYWKVTLADNRDNNYDLWKGTFTIKNKDNINITYTVYHTGIFHAITDDMAKRYELAEGGDDELKVKGMFYYGVVKVQGQTQTYIMLDRNLGATDNSPYVPDINEFQKNKGAIGGYFKISEDKNKSDVKQGNLSSTLSPEGFEIPDKSVFEDLVNAGTLKTETRKTALGESYYCTFMNTTSSELKTIYLPYGGYLEGESHKYPMHVVFWTKTLVSGTQGFSVKSPEYGFWYNYFDIYNSKKGISNVRFVSGSNGNNTGRYKAMPLRLISKTVLSNPTL; from the coding sequence ATGAAGAAGATAAAGCATTTAATGATATGGATGGGATTGCTCCTTTGCCTTGTTTCTTGCAAGGATGCAATGGAGACTATCGGACTCGGCGGGGATGAAATCCCTGCCGAGGGGGTAACCTTGAACATTGAGTTGCCCAACTTCTCCGAAAAGAAAATTAATACTAGAGCGGGCGCTGATGAAAGCATTAGTAAAGTTACTGCTGTGTTTTATGGCGAAAGCAATACTTACAAAGGTATGGCGAATGTCAACATTGGAAGCAAGAATGCAGACGGAACGTATCAGGCAACAATCAGTAATGTCCCATCTGGAACTAAAACGGTTCATCTGGTAACAAATATAAATGACCTCACAGAAGAAGAAGCAAAAGACCTGCAAGCTGCATATAGAAAAATAGATACAAACAACCCTATATGTTGGGGTAGCGTATCTTTAGAGACTCTCTTGAATGGTACACCAACTGTCGATTTGTTCAGACCATATGCCAAGGTTACCTTGAAAGTAGATGCTACGGTGACTGATTTCCCTGAAAAAGATGCTGGTCTTATCATCAATCATGCAGCAGCAAAGAGTGCTATCGCACCTGCTGGTTATACAGAACCAACCGATGCCTTAGCAGAGACAACAGAGTTTAGTGGCACAGATTTCGGCGATGGAACAAGCCGTGAAGTAGTGGTAACAGAAACATCTGCAGGTGTAGCTAACGTTATCATCAGGGCTAAATACAAGGGTAAAGAAGGTTACAAAGTAGGTTACTATAAAGTGGGGCTTTACAAGGATGCAAAAACCAAGAAGGACCAGTATGCCTTCTTGAGAAACCATAACTATACCATCACCGTAACCAAGGTGAATGACTATGGTTTCGAAAAACTGGATGATGCTGTCAAATCTGACCCGGAAAACAGACTGGAAGTAAATGTTGTAGATGACAATCCTGCCATTACCAATATGATAGCTTGCAAAGATTATGAACTGGGTGTTAGCGATAATTTGTCCCTCAAGGCAACAGATACTGAAGCAAGAATCACTTTGGTCACTACGCTCAAATCTGGAACATATAATGTAAAGATCAAGGATAGTGATACCTGGATCAAAAGATATGACCAGGAGGGTGAAGGAATTACAACTCCTGAAAGTGGTAGACTGTCATCTTCTGGCAAAAAATATCTTTTGAAGTTTACGCTGGTTCCAAACCCTGATGAAACCCCAAGAACAGGAACGGTTACGATATCTTCTGGGGATCTCAAGCTTGATGTGAAGATAACCCAGGATGGTTTCGATTTCATGAGAGACCCTTCTCGACAAGTCAAAATGTTAAAAAATGGCTGTGAGATTCAACCGGACTATTTTGCCTGGTTGGATAAGGACGTTAAAGGAATCAAACCAGAGCAAATGCAAAACGTAAAAAGAAATGATGGACTTCATTTTACTGTAGGTAAGAATGCCTACAGTTATAAGATTCCTAAAAAGACAGGGGATAAACTGACAGTGGATAATCTGACTGGGGATGTTCTGACAGATAAAGATGCCCATTTCACTGTTAGCGCTGACGGAGATTACTGGAAAGTGACGTTGGCAGATAATCGCGATAATAATTATGATCTTTGGAAAGGCACCTTTACGATAAAAAACAAGGATAATATCAACATCACCTACACTGTTTATCATACTGGTATCTTCCATGCGATAACAGATGATATGGCAAAAAGATATGAATTAGCAGAGGGTGGTGATGACGAGCTAAAGGTAAAAGGTATGTTCTATTATGGTGTAGTGAAGGTGCAGGGACAAACTCAAACCTACATCATGCTTGACCGTAATCTGGGTGCTACCGACAATAGTCCTTATGTACCAGACATCAATGAGTTCCAAAAAAACAAAGGTGCCATCGGTGGATACTTCAAGATTTCAGAGGATAAGAATAAATCAGATGTCAAGCAGGGGAATCTATCCTCTACTCTATCTCCTGAAGGCTTTGAAATACCAGATAAATCTGTCTTTGAGGACTTGGTTAATGCCGGTACACTTAAAACAGAAACGCGTAAAACAGCTCTTGGAGAATCGTATTATTGTACATTTATGAATACAACAAGCTCTGAGTTGAAAACCATCTATCTGCCATACGGAGGATATCTGGAAGGTGAAAGTCATAAATATCCAATGCACGTGGTCTTTTGGACCAAAACACTAGTCTCTGGAACACAAGGATTCAGTGTAAAAAGTCCGGAATATGGTTTCTGGTATAACTATTTCGATATATACAACTCGAAGAAGGGTATATCAAACGTACGTTTCGTGAGTGGTAGTAATGGAAATAACACCGGCCGCTACAAGGCGATGCCATTACGATTAATCAGTAAGACAGTATTATCGAATCCTACACTTTAA